A window of Sulfurimonas gotlandica GD1 contains these coding sequences:
- a CDS encoding sensor domain-containing diguanylate cyclase — protein sequence MKRDEMDKLNIVLRVVFPFVLGLLLIASVSIFGMYYLQKQHIKKQSYKVFENVSTILSQTITSDIENFVGTIELLKKDPKIIKYFKEKDRDRLFLYLYQIYSDFNEMYNITHFYFHNIDKTNFIRIHNRDKHSDYIDRITLSKAFETANYSSGIEFGIYHNLTLRVVAPIFNEDELIGFIELGKDIDYLTRRLSKSLNGEIIFTISKDMISKENFEVWTKQAAKNIYYKELDDFYVIDSSIKYIRSELQDLLNSRNDISNIEVVNGRHTFHVNSTPFRDVTGKEIGKLYVLLDTSDEFKFLISLIIEMSLIVGAIIIAMIFYYWKYVKKTEKKLNKAHEKIHSLSIKDGLTMLYNRHFFNDNVPLQINNAARNKKKITFLMIDADNFKKYNDNYGHVKGDIVLKEIANTCKELFQRSTDMCYRVGGEEFVVVFESENDEYSHSMAEKLCKSIENLDIEHKYNDGYNRVTVSIGMCTSDVQEITNFDHIYANADKALYLSKENGRNRVTKYC from the coding sequence ATGAAAAGAGATGAAATGGATAAGTTGAATATTGTTTTAAGAGTAGTGTTTCCCTTTGTTTTAGGACTGCTTTTAATTGCTAGTGTATCAATTTTCGGAATGTATTATTTACAAAAACAGCACATAAAAAAACAATCATATAAAGTCTTTGAAAATGTATCTACAATACTATCTCAAACCATAACAAGTGATATAGAGAATTTTGTAGGTACAATTGAACTGCTTAAAAAAGATCCTAAGATTATAAAATATTTTAAGGAAAAAGATAGAGATAGACTATTTTTATACTTATATCAGATATATAGTGATTTTAATGAGATGTATAACATAACACATTTTTATTTTCACAATATTGATAAAACAAATTTTATACGGATACATAATCGTGACAAGCATTCTGATTATATAGACAGAATCACTTTGTCTAAAGCTTTTGAAACAGCTAATTACAGTAGTGGAATAGAATTCGGCATATATCATAATCTTACACTTCGGGTTGTAGCACCAATCTTTAATGAAGATGAGTTAATCGGTTTTATTGAGCTTGGCAAAGATATTGACTATCTTACACGAAGACTTTCAAAAAGTTTAAACGGCGAAATTATTTTCACTATAAGTAAAGATATGATTAGCAAAGAAAACTTTGAAGTATGGACTAAACAAGCTGCAAAAAATATATATTACAAGGAACTAGATGATTTTTATGTTATAGACTCTAGTATAAAATATATCAGATCTGAACTTCAGGATTTGCTAAACAGTCGTAATGACATTAGTAATATTGAAGTAGTTAATGGTAGGCATACTTTTCATGTAAACAGTACTCCTTTTAGAGATGTGACAGGCAAGGAAATCGGCAAACTATATGTGCTCCTAGATACAAGTGATGAGTTCAAGTTTTTGATATCACTTATAATTGAAATGAGCTTGATAGTTGGGGCAATCATAATAGCTATGATCTTTTACTATTGGAAGTATGTGAAAAAGACTGAGAAAAAGTTAAATAAAGCTCACGAGAAAATACATTCATTATCAATAAAAGATGGCTTGACAATGCTCTATAATAGACACTTTTTTAATGATAATGTTCCATTGCAAATAAATAACGCAGCCAGAAACAAGAAAAAGATTACTTTTTTAATGATAGATGCTGACAATTTTAAAAAATATAACGATAATTACGGACATGTAAAAGGCGATATAGTACTAAAAGAAATAGCAAATACATGTAAAGAACTTTTTCAACGTTCAACCGATATGTGTTATCGTGTTGGTGGAGAAGAGTTTGTTGTCGTTTTTGAGAGCGAAAATGATGAATATAGCCATTCAATGGCTGAAAAATTATGTAAAAGTATAGAAAACTTAGACATAGAACATAAATATAATGATGGTTATAACAGAGTGACTGTCTCAATAGGAATGTGTACATCAGATGTTCAAGAAATTACAAACTTTGATCATATATATGCAAATGCAGATAAAGCGCTGTATCTCTCAAAAGAGAATGGTAGAAACAGAGTGACAAAATATTGCTAG
- a CDS encoding adenosylmethionine--8-amino-7-oxononanoate transaminase gives MKNEELKNRDLDVLWHPCTQMKDHETLPLTPIKKAYGVYLEDFEGNKFIDAVSSWWVNLFGHTNPYINKKVKEQLDTLEHVILAGFTHEPVVKLSERLVKLTPKDLQKCFYSDNGSSAVEVALKMSYHAHKNDGKDGKNIFVSLTNSYHGETIGALSVGDVELYKQTYEPLLLKTIQTPVPMDMSIESANIAAYEFEELCKERASEISAIILEPLVQGAGYMHMYHSEFLVLVRDICDRYDVHLIADEVMVGFGRTGEMFACQKANISPDFIVLSKGLTGGYLPLSVVLTTNEIYAKFYCDYGEHKAFLHSHSYTGNALACAAANATLDIFENDNVIEKNRKIAKYMGDKLQKFKELKNVASIRQTGMICVVELKGYSPEERIGLKVYTHGLKNGVLLRPLGHVVYFMPPYTITDKEIDKMMDTAYEAIERL, from the coding sequence ATGAAAAATGAAGAACTTAAAAACCGAGACTTGGACGTTTTATGGCATCCATGTACTCAAATGAAAGACCATGAAACACTTCCTCTTACTCCTATAAAAAAGGCTTATGGGGTCTATCTAGAAGATTTTGAAGGCAACAAATTTATAGATGCAGTAAGTAGTTGGTGGGTAAATCTATTTGGACATACTAATCCTTATATAAATAAAAAAGTAAAAGAACAGCTGGATACGCTAGAACATGTAATTTTAGCTGGGTTTACACATGAACCGGTAGTAAAACTCTCTGAGCGTTTAGTAAAACTAACTCCAAAAGATTTACAAAAGTGTTTCTACTCTGATAATGGGTCAAGCGCTGTTGAAGTAGCCCTAAAAATGAGTTACCATGCACATAAAAATGATGGAAAAGATGGCAAAAATATCTTTGTTTCACTAACAAACTCATATCATGGTGAGACAATAGGCGCTCTTAGTGTAGGAGACGTAGAACTTTACAAACAAACATATGAACCGCTTCTTCTTAAAACTATACAAACACCTGTTCCAATGGATATGAGTATAGAATCTGCAAACATTGCTGCATATGAGTTTGAAGAGTTATGTAAAGAGAGAGCATCTGAAATAAGTGCAATAATCTTGGAACCTTTAGTTCAAGGTGCAGGATATATGCATATGTATCATTCAGAGTTTTTAGTTTTGGTTCGTGATATATGTGACAGATATGATGTACACTTAATAGCTGATGAAGTGATGGTTGGATTTGGAAGAACTGGAGAGATGTTTGCATGTCAAAAAGCAAATATTTCACCTGATTTTATAGTTCTCTCAAAAGGCTTGACGGGCGGATATTTACCTCTTTCAGTAGTTCTGACTACAAATGAGATTTACGCCAAGTTTTACTGTGATTATGGTGAGCATAAAGCATTTTTACATTCTCACTCTTATACTGGAAACGCTCTTGCATGTGCTGCTGCAAACGCGACACTTGATATTTTTGAAAATGATAATGTGATAGAAAAAAATAGAAAAATTGCAAAATATATGGGCGATAAACTTCAAAAGTTTAAAGAGCTTAAAAATGTAGCATCTATCAGACAAACAGGAATGATATGTGTAGTTGAGTTAAAAGGTTATTCTCCAGAAGAGAGAATAGGGCTGAAAGTGTATACCCATGGATTAAAGAATGGAGTTTTACTAAGACCTCTTGGACATGTAGTATATTTCATGCCTCCTTATACTATTACAGATAAAGAGATCGATAAAATGATGGATACAGCCTATGAGGCAATAGAAAGATTATAG
- the ftsA gene encoding cell division protein FtsA, with the protein MSRTVLAIDIGSTKICAIIAEISDDGSIAITGAGTSKAQGLKKGSITNIELASKSIKTALNDAKRVSGSDVRTAVVSISGAYTKSLNSNGIVNIQNKEISFKEIERVMHTSLYNANIPNEYDVLHALPFNFKVDDQDFIEDPLGMNASRLEVETHIITTQKSNLNNLKKAVRGAGVEVENIVLNGYASSIATLNQDEKELGVAVIDMGGNTSNITIHSGNSIRYNDFLGVGSNHVTSDLSMALHTPLNIADSVKLSYGSLLTPSNELIELPIIGDENTTHEVSLEVVHNVIFARVEETLMILAQFIENSGLKDQLGAGIVLTGGFSKMEGIRDLAIATFGSVPVRLARPIEMDGLFDNLRSAEFSSAIGLVMYSASAYTPYEIDVNKRVRHSKETPVAQSSVDFSSEPEIPIAPSSEEEQVQKMVTLPSKKEKKSDEAGAFSKFWNWATQLF; encoded by the coding sequence TTGAGCAGAACTGTTTTAGCCATAGATATTGGCTCTACAAAGATATGTGCTATCATCGCCGAAATTTCTGATGATGGATCAATAGCTATAACAGGTGCAGGAACTTCTAAGGCACAAGGCTTAAAAAAAGGTAGCATAACTAATATAGAGTTGGCTTCTAAATCGATTAAGACTGCTTTAAATGACGCAAAAAGAGTATCCGGTAGTGATGTAAGAACTGCCGTGGTATCTATATCCGGAGCTTATACAAAAAGTTTGAACTCAAACGGTATAGTAAATATTCAAAATAAAGAGATTAGCTTTAAAGAGATTGAACGTGTTATGCACACATCTCTATATAATGCTAATATTCCAAATGAGTATGATGTTTTACACGCACTTCCTTTTAACTTTAAAGTTGATGACCAGGATTTCATAGAAGACCCTCTTGGAATGAATGCTTCAAGACTTGAAGTAGAGACTCATATCATCACTACTCAAAAATCAAATCTTAACAACCTTAAAAAAGCTGTTCGCGGAGCTGGTGTTGAAGTAGAAAATATAGTCCTAAATGGATACGCTTCTTCTATAGCAACTCTAAATCAAGATGAAAAAGAATTAGGTGTTGCAGTTATAGATATGGGTGGTAACACTAGCAATATTACTATTCACTCTGGTAATTCCATCAGATACAATGACTTCTTAGGTGTTGGCTCCAATCATGTGACTAGTGACCTTTCAATGGCACTTCACACACCACTAAATATTGCGGATAGTGTAAAGCTGAGCTATGGTTCACTTTTAACACCAAGCAATGAACTTATAGAACTCCCGATAATCGGTGATGAAAACACAACTCATGAAGTCTCTCTTGAAGTTGTTCATAATGTTATCTTTGCAAGAGTTGAAGAGACACTGATGATTTTAGCTCAGTTTATAGAAAACAGTGGACTAAAAGATCAACTAGGTGCTGGAATAGTTCTAACTGGTGGTTTTTCTAAAATGGAAGGCATACGAGATTTAGCAATAGCTACTTTTGGTTCTGTACCTGTGCGTCTTGCTCGTCCAATAGAGATGGATGGACTATTTGACAATCTAAGAAGTGCTGAATTTTCTAGTGCTATTGGTCTTGTAATGTATAGCGCGAGTGCATACACTCCTTACGAAATAGATGTAAACAAAAGAGTACGTCACTCAAAAGAGACCCCAGTAGCGCAAAGTAGCGTTGACTTCTCAAGTGAGCCTGAAATACCGATTGCTCCTTCTAGTGAAGAAGAACAAGTACAAAAAATGGTTACTCTACCATCTAAAAAAGAGAAAAAGAGTGACGAAGCTGGAGCATTTAGTAAGTTTTGGAACTGGGCAACCCAGTTATTTTAA
- a CDS encoding thioredoxin family protein encodes MRIFEVDEENFHVVMDGEFSRGQIVILKFGSEFCEACSALDMELEQLSSKNDKISIVAVNTDQSPEIAEEYDVYQLPTMIIYKNKETILHDAEGVILSEDIQKIIDSRL; translated from the coding sequence ATGAGAATATTTGAAGTAGATGAAGAAAATTTTCATGTCGTAATGGACGGTGAGTTTAGCAGGGGTCAAATTGTTATATTAAAATTTGGTTCAGAGTTTTGTGAAGCATGTTCTGCATTAGATATGGAGCTCGAACAGCTTAGTAGTAAGAATGATAAAATATCAATTGTGGCAGTTAATACTGATCAATCTCCTGAAATTGCAGAAGAATATGATGTTTATCAACTGCCTACTATGATTATCTATAAAAATAAAGAGACTATTTTACACGATGCGGAAGGCGTTATTTTATCTGAAGATATCCAAAAGATTATAGATTCTAGACTATAA
- a CDS encoding Crp/Fnr family transcriptional regulator, with translation MSIKSTIESLDFFSTLKTQDVELLTSISTLQSYNSEYVLYYEKEESNNLLFLVSGLAKTYKIDKHSNEIFLYYIYKESLISEITNIKNETLTSFSNVALVEDSQILSIDYKEFKKHFLEKNLLCLELVNEISLRSKKIESLINREFIFDSVEKVAMMLYSDLDMFNKLKRHDISLILHIQPATLSRVLNRLKRNKIIDIMQGKVTILDTIALREIGND, from the coding sequence TTGTCAATCAAAAGTACAATCGAGTCTTTAGATTTTTTCAGCACTTTAAAGACTCAAGATGTTGAACTTTTAACTTCCATTTCTACACTTCAATCATACAATAGTGAATATGTACTCTATTATGAAAAAGAAGAGAGTAATAACTTACTGTTTTTAGTTAGTGGACTAGCAAAAACATATAAGATAGATAAACACTCAAACGAAATCTTTCTATACTATATATATAAGGAATCTCTAATCTCAGAGATTACAAACATAAAAAATGAGACTTTAACATCATTTTCTAATGTTGCACTTGTTGAAGATTCTCAAATTCTTAGTATAGATTATAAAGAATTTAAAAAGCACTTCTTAGAGAAGAATCTACTCTGCTTAGAGCTTGTAAATGAAATCAGTTTAAGATCTAAAAAGATTGAATCACTTATAAATAGAGAGTTCATTTTTGACTCAGTAGAAAAAGTAGCAATGATGTTATACTCTGATTTAGATATGTTCAATAAACTAAAACGACACGATATTTCCCTTATTTTACATATTCAGCCTGCAACTCTCTCTCGTGTACTAAATAGATTAAAACGCAATAAGATTATTGATATAATGCAGGGAAAGGTCACAATATTGGATACAATAGCATTAAGGGAGATAGGAAATGACTAA
- a CDS encoding peptidylprolyl isomerase, whose amino-acid sequence MITWMQRHKKYLIITIWISTIAFVGAGFVGWGQYSYGDKAGAVAKVGNVEVTMGELQKTYSNLYAQYNKMFQGNFDEEKAKSFGLQSQALKQLTDQALIINLALSYDLEINDAELLNELKTQEYFFKDGVFNKEIYKQVLSQNNMSIKEYEVSVKKQLLIQKTLKLLPVDVSKNELDIISSVLNIADKINYKILSDEKINIDTSDAALKPFWEARQQNFMSEVTYEVKFIKQSRVSNKYEESQINEHYAANKTHFKDVEGKLLPLEGARSSVINELDAKATKDEALRGYIAYKKGKLASDVKVSTTTISASNNPYNENVLEQISKLSITSPYLKPILVNDEYFTFELLKVNSSKAKSFEEAKKDVLPMFVQEEKKNKLLELAKNSVATFTGTTTDFITNEDAAKITNMEPADANEFLIALFSSQDKRGFISLKNGNVVLYNILEQKLLNKTNTNPNNPIVRLKSAMFNEGLIKNLQNKYKTEIFIEGL is encoded by the coding sequence ATGATTACATGGATGCAAAGACATAAAAAATACCTCATAATTACTATCTGGATTTCAACTATCGCTTTCGTTGGAGCAGGTTTTGTTGGCTGGGGACAATACTCATACGGTGATAAAGCCGGAGCTGTAGCAAAAGTTGGAAATGTAGAAGTCACTATGGGCGAACTTCAAAAAACATACTCAAATCTTTATGCTCAATACAACAAAATGTTTCAAGGTAATTTTGATGAAGAAAAAGCAAAGAGTTTTGGTCTTCAATCACAAGCACTTAAGCAGCTGACAGATCAGGCATTAATTATTAACCTTGCACTATCGTATGATTTAGAGATCAATGATGCAGAACTTTTAAATGAGTTAAAAACTCAAGAGTATTTTTTTAAAGATGGTGTTTTCAATAAAGAGATTTACAAGCAAGTTCTCTCACAAAACAACATGAGTATAAAAGAGTATGAAGTTAGTGTAAAGAAACAATTGCTTATCCAAAAGACTCTAAAACTTCTTCCAGTGGATGTAAGTAAAAATGAGCTGGACATCATCAGTAGCGTTCTAAATATTGCTGATAAAATAAACTATAAAATCTTAAGTGATGAAAAAATAAACATTGACACTTCAGATGCTGCTCTTAAACCTTTTTGGGAAGCAAGACAACAAAACTTTATGAGTGAAGTTACTTATGAAGTTAAATTCATTAAACAATCTAGAGTATCTAACAAGTATGAAGAATCTCAGATAAACGAGCACTATGCGGCTAACAAAACTCACTTCAAAGATGTTGAAGGCAAACTTTTACCATTAGAAGGTGCTAGAAGTTCCGTTATCAATGAGCTAGATGCTAAAGCAACAAAGGATGAAGCTTTAAGAGGATATATAGCATATAAAAAAGGTAAACTTGCTTCTGATGTAAAAGTGTCAACTACTACTATTTCAGCGTCAAACAATCCTTACAATGAAAATGTTTTAGAACAGATTTCAAAACTATCTATAACGTCTCCATACTTAAAACCTATTTTAGTTAATGACGAATACTTTACATTTGAGCTACTTAAAGTAAACTCTTCAAAAGCAAAATCTTTCGAAGAAGCAAAAAAAGATGTTTTACCTATGTTTGTTCAAGAAGAGAAAAAGAACAAACTTCTTGAGTTAGCTAAAAATTCTGTAGCAACGTTCACAGGTACTACAACAGACTTTATTACTAATGAAGATGCTGCTAAAATAACAAACATGGAACCTGCAGATGCTAATGAATTTCTTATAGCACTATTTTCTTCACAAGATAAAAGAGGTTTTATATCATTAAAGAATGGAAATGTTGTTTTATATAACATATTGGAACAAAAACTGCTTAACAAGACTAACACTAATCCAAACAATCCAATTGTTAGATTAAAAAGTGCTATGTTTAATGAAGGTCTAATCAAAAACCTACAAAACAAGTACAAAACAGAGATATTTATCGAAGGACTCTAA
- the ftsZ gene encoding cell division protein FtsZ — MEPFLIEEASNVSGARIIAVGVGGGGGNMIGHMIKEGVTGIEMIMINTDAQVLYEAESASKIQIGTKLTKGLGAGMRPAIGKDSALENYDEIRNALQGADIVFISAGLGGGTGTGAAPVVAQIAKEVGALTISIVTKPFAFEGRKRLKLAEAGLEELKKESDSIVVIPNDKLLSIIDRKLGLKESFKIVDSVLAQAVSGTSGVILSSGENDINLDFADLQTVMSHKGMALMGVGEYEGENAAYEAIKAAIESPLLDNMTINGAMGVLVHFKMHPEFPLMEISDAMNVVHESAHEDAEVIFGTSTDETIAPNYVKITIVATGFEKDIKSGTNNEDFVNDTPAPKVILRPKLVVGGDFDDNYLDIPSYMRQQQD; from the coding sequence ATGGAACCATTTTTAATTGAAGAAGCAAGCAACGTAAGCGGAGCAAGAATTATAGCAGTCGGCGTTGGCGGCGGCGGTGGTAATATGATTGGTCATATGATTAAAGAGGGTGTTACTGGCATCGAAATGATAATGATCAATACAGATGCCCAAGTTCTTTATGAAGCAGAGAGTGCTTCTAAGATTCAAATAGGAACTAAGCTTACTAAAGGTCTTGGGGCAGGTATGAGACCGGCTATCGGTAAAGACTCTGCATTAGAAAACTATGATGAAATTAGGAATGCACTTCAGGGTGCTGACATAGTATTTATCTCTGCTGGTCTTGGTGGTGGTACTGGTACAGGTGCTGCTCCTGTTGTTGCTCAGATTGCAAAAGAAGTTGGTGCTTTAACTATCTCTATCGTTACTAAACCTTTTGCATTTGAAGGTAGAAAACGTCTTAAGCTTGCAGAAGCTGGTCTTGAAGAGTTAAAGAAAGAGAGTGACTCTATAGTAGTTATTCCTAATGATAAACTACTTTCAATTATTGACAGAAAACTTGGTTTAAAAGAGAGTTTTAAAATTGTAGATAGTGTTTTAGCTCAAGCAGTAAGTGGAACTTCCGGTGTTATTCTCTCAAGTGGAGAAAATGACATCAACCTTGACTTCGCCGATTTACAAACGGTAATGAGTCATAAAGGTATGGCACTTATGGGTGTTGGTGAATATGAAGGTGAAAATGCTGCTTATGAGGCTATTAAAGCGGCTATTGAATCTCCTCTTCTCGATAACATGACTATAAATGGTGCAATGGGTGTTCTAGTACACTTTAAAATGCACCCTGAATTCCCACTAATGGAAATTTCAGATGCTATGAATGTTGTGCATGAGAGTGCTCATGAGGATGCTGAAGTTATATTTGGAACTTCAACAGACGAAACTATAGCACCAAACTATGTCAAAATCACTATTGTTGCAACTGGTTTTGAAAAAGATATTAAAAGTGGTACAAACAACGAAGATTTTGTAAATGACACTCCGGCTCCAAAAGTAATTCTTCGTCCAAAACTAGTAGTTGGTGGTGACTTTGACGACAACTATCTAGATATTCCTTCTTACATGAGACAACAACAAGACTAA
- the nosZ gene encoding Sec-dependent nitrous-oxide reductase, producing the protein MTKHFNKLTSLVLGTTLVATVASAAGGGELEKVMKARGLTENDVIRAAKTYNPTGGRDEFIVFSSGGQSGQVIVYGVPSMRILKYIAVFTPEPWQGYGYDVDSLKILRQGNIRGREINWGDTHHPALSEKDGKYDGRWLAINDKANPRIAIIDLHDFETKQIVSNKVFKSAHGGAFFTPNSEYILDAAQYAAPFDNNYHPIEEYKESYRGGVTIWKFDDKIGKIIEKDSFTVEMPPYMQDLSDSGKGVSNGWGFTNSFNTEMYTGGIEVGMPPNEAGMSRNDTDFLHVYNWEKLAKLAKDKKNVKIINGHKVIPIEVAVKNDALFLIPEPKSPHGVDVSPDGEYITVCGKLDTHASVYKWSKIKELIKSKKYTGKDPYGIPILDMKSSLHGQVELGLGPLHNQYSPVDGEIYTSLYVDSQVVKWNYKTLKVLDKENVHYNIGHLCGMEGKTADPQGKYIIALNKLAIDRFQNVGPLHPQNHQLIDISGKTMDLLVDMPLPLGEPHQAVAIRAEKLHPHVRYKMGTNSKTGKEHVGKTLAGQERIERRNAKGKIDPKGKNVFIYSTFVRSHINPERITVNKGDNVTMYMTNLERAQDETHGFTVDNFNVHASLEPGETAEINFIADIEGVFPYYCTEFCSALHLEMMGYLMVKDPNKKYVSAQKIKMGTMNKEQLDAEYKKTVAVNDATDAVIQSVVAFLKANKFGDHKTVAALVTDAFDQYGQIPAQKKLADEAYKKGDIEKAILFENMIWQLMVKTADVGIRAKDALVRLVATKQSASAQAGERTFGEGGCSGCHVIGKVSSGPDLTGALQRHENGEKWVSKFILNPEEMYDDPYVKSMIDYFNLKMPNQHMNEQETKDIIEYLKWIDENANLF; encoded by the coding sequence ATGACTAAGCATTTCAATAAGCTTACTTCACTTGTTTTAGGAACTACATTAGTTGCGACAGTTGCGTCCGCTGCTGGTGGTGGTGAACTAGAAAAAGTAATGAAGGCAAGAGGCTTAACAGAAAACGATGTAATTCGTGCTGCGAAAACTTACAACCCTACTGGTGGTAGAGATGAGTTTATCGTATTTAGTTCTGGTGGTCAATCTGGACAAGTAATTGTTTATGGTGTTCCATCAATGAGAATTTTAAAATATATCGCTGTTTTTACACCTGAGCCATGGCAAGGGTACGGTTATGATGTTGACAGTCTTAAAATATTAAGACAAGGTAACATTCGTGGTCGTGAAATTAACTGGGGTGATACTCACCACCCTGCACTTTCTGAAAAAGATGGTAAATATGACGGTAGATGGTTAGCTATCAACGATAAAGCTAATCCACGTATCGCTATTATCGATTTACATGACTTTGAGACAAAACAAATTGTTTCTAACAAAGTATTTAAATCTGCTCACGGTGGTGCATTCTTTACACCAAACTCAGAGTATATCCTTGATGCTGCACAATATGCTGCACCATTTGATAATAACTATCACCCAATTGAAGAGTACAAAGAGTCATACCGTGGTGGTGTAACTATCTGGAAATTCGACGATAAAATAGGTAAAATTATAGAGAAAGATTCTTTTACTGTTGAGATGCCTCCATATATGCAGGATTTAAGTGATTCTGGTAAAGGTGTTTCTAACGGTTGGGGTTTCACAAACTCATTTAACACTGAAATGTATACAGGTGGTATCGAAGTTGGTATGCCGCCAAATGAAGCTGGTATGTCAAGAAATGATACTGACTTCTTACACGTATATAATTGGGAAAAATTAGCTAAATTAGCTAAAGACAAGAAAAATGTAAAAATTATTAATGGACACAAAGTTATTCCAATTGAAGTGGCTGTTAAGAATGATGCATTATTTTTAATTCCTGAGCCTAAATCTCCTCACGGTGTAGATGTTTCTCCTGATGGTGAATATATCACTGTTTGTGGTAAACTAGATACTCACGCTTCTGTTTATAAATGGAGCAAAATTAAAGAACTTATCAAAAGCAAAAAATACACTGGTAAAGATCCATACGGTATTCCTATCTTAGATATGAAATCATCTTTACACGGTCAAGTTGAATTAGGTCTTGGGCCATTACATAATCAGTACTCTCCAGTTGATGGCGAGATCTATACTTCACTTTATGTTGATTCTCAAGTTGTAAAATGGAATTACAAGACTCTTAAAGTTCTAGATAAAGAGAATGTACACTATAACATTGGTCACCTTTGTGGAATGGAAGGTAAAACTGCTGATCCTCAAGGTAAATATATCATTGCTCTTAATAAACTAGCAATAGATAGATTCCAAAATGTTGGTCCTCTTCACCCACAAAATCACCAGTTGATTGATATTAGTGGTAAGACTATGGATTTATTAGTAGATATGCCTTTACCTCTAGGTGAGCCTCACCAAGCTGTAGCAATCAGAGCTGAGAAACTGCACCCACACGTAAGATACAAAATGGGTACAAACTCTAAAACTGGTAAAGAACATGTTGGTAAAACTTTAGCAGGTCAAGAAAGAATTGAAAGACGTAATGCTAAAGGTAAGATAGATCCTAAAGGTAAAAATGTTTTTATTTATTCTACATTTGTAAGATCTCACATTAACCCTGAGAGAATCACTGTAAACAAAGGTGACAATGTTACTATGTACATGACTAACTTAGAGAGAGCTCAAGATGAGACTCACGGGTTTACTGTAGATAACTTTAACGTTCACGCTTCATTAGAGCCAGGTGAAACTGCTGAAATTAACTTTATAGCTGATATTGAGGGTGTTTTCCCTTACTATTGTACTGAGTTCTGTTCTGCACTACACTTAGAAATGATGGGTTACCTTATGGTTAAAGATCCTAACAAAAAATATGTTAGTGCTCAAAAAATCAAAATGGGAACAATGAATAAAGAACAACTAGATGCTGAATACAAAAAAACTGTTGCTGTAAATGATGCTACAGATGCTGTAATCCAATCAGTTGTTGCTTTCTTAAAAGCAAACAAATTCGGTGACCACAAAACTGTTGCTGCTCTTGTAACTGATGCATTCGACCAATATGGTCAAATACCTGCACAGAAAAAATTAGCAGACGAAGCATATAAAAAAGGTGACATTGAAAAAGCTATCCTTTTTGAAAATATGATTTGGCAACTAATGGTTAAAACAGCTGACGTTGGTATTAGAGCAAAAGACGCTCTAGTTAGACTAGTTGCTACTAAACAATCTGCTTCAGCTCAAGCTGGTGAAAGAACATTTGGTGAAGGTGGTTGTTCAGGTTGTCACGTTATTGGTAAAGTATCTTCTGGTCCAGACCTTACAGGTGCACTACAAAGACATGAAAATGGTGAAAAATGGGTTAGTAAATTCATTTTAAATCCAGAAGAAATGTACGATGATCCATATGTAAAAAGCATGATTGACTACTTCAATCTTAAAATGCCTAACCAACATATGAATGAACAAGAGACTAAAGACATTATCGAATACCTTAAATGGATAGACGAGAATGCTAACTTATTCTAG